From one Bradyrhizobium sp. Ash2021 genomic stretch:
- the dapB gene encoding 4-hydroxy-tetrahydrodipicolinate reductase yields the protein MADMRLIVAGAGGRMGRALTRVITETPGAVLAGALEAPGSELLGKDAGVLAGLPENGVKLSADLWTMTANADGILDFTVPGATIANVAIAAQRGLVHVIGTTGLSSSDDAVIKSVTSRAIVVKSGNMSLGVNLLAALVKRVAQSLDADFDIEILEMHHRAKIDAPSGTALMLGEAAAAGRKIALAEHSARGRDGHTGARRSGDIGFASLRGGSVTGDHSVIFAGAMERIELTHKAEDRTMFAQGAVKAALWAQGKKPGMYSMADVLGLTDF from the coding sequence ATGGCAGACATGCGTTTGATCGTTGCGGGGGCCGGCGGCCGGATGGGACGCGCGCTGACCCGCGTCATTACGGAAACACCAGGCGCGGTTCTTGCCGGCGCGCTGGAGGCGCCCGGTTCCGAACTTTTGGGCAAGGATGCCGGCGTCCTCGCCGGCCTGCCCGAAAATGGCGTCAAACTCTCCGCCGATCTGTGGACGATGACGGCCAATGCCGACGGCATTCTGGATTTCACCGTGCCGGGTGCCACCATCGCCAATGTCGCGATCGCCGCCCAGCGCGGCCTCGTCCATGTCATCGGCACCACCGGCCTGTCGTCGTCGGATGACGCCGTGATCAAGAGCGTCACCTCGCGCGCCATCGTGGTGAAGTCGGGCAATATGAGCCTCGGCGTCAATCTGCTGGCGGCGCTGGTCAAGCGCGTGGCGCAATCGCTCGATGCCGATTTCGATATCGAGATTCTGGAGATGCACCACCGGGCCAAGATCGACGCGCCGTCGGGTACCGCCTTGATGCTGGGCGAAGCCGCCGCCGCCGGCCGCAAGATCGCGCTGGCGGAGCATTCGGCGCGCGGCCGCGACGGCCATACCGGCGCGCGGCGGTCGGGCGATATCGGCTTTGCATCGTTGCGCGGCGGCAGCGTCACCGGCGATCACAGCGTGATCTTTGCCGGCGCGATGGAGCGCATCGAACTGACCCACAAGGCCGAGGACCGCACCATGTTCGCGCAAGGCGCCGTCAAGGCCGCATTATGGGCGCAGGGCAAGAAGCCCGGGATGTACTCGATGGCCGACGTGCTTGGGCTCACTGATTTCTAA
- a CDS encoding DUF1330 domain-containing protein, with amino-acid sequence MAKGYWIARVDVHNEDGYKPYAAANPAIFKKFGGRFVVRAGKFTAIEGESRSRNVVIEFPDYETALACYRSPEYQQNIKVRQPHSNADLVIIEGYDGPQP; translated from the coding sequence ATGGCAAAAGGCTACTGGATTGCACGCGTCGACGTTCACAATGAGGACGGCTACAAGCCTTACGCTGCGGCCAATCCGGCCATCTTCAAGAAATTCGGCGGGCGCTTCGTGGTGCGTGCCGGCAAATTCACCGCCATCGAAGGCGAAAGCCGCTCGCGCAATGTCGTGATCGAATTCCCCGACTACGAGACAGCGCTGGCCTGCTATCGCTCTCCGGAATACCAGCAAAACATCAAGGTGCGGCAGCCGCATTCGAACGCCGACCTCGTCATCATCGAAGGCTATGACGGCCCGCAGCCGTAG
- the pyrF gene encoding orotidine-5'-phosphate decarboxylase gives MQPAKIAPKDRLIVALDLPGVAEAEAMIARLGDSVTFYKIGYQLGYAGGLPLARQLSDRGKKVFVDLKLHDIGNTVARGVESVAKLGATFLTVHAYPQTMKAAVEARAGSSLKILAVTVLTSYDDGDLHAAGYRLNVSDLVEARAQQAQVLGVDGLVCSPEEAAALRKIVGHQMHLVTPGIRPAGAAVGDQKRIMTPARAISAGADYLVVGRPVTEAADPRLAADAIQAEIAQALG, from the coding sequence ATGCAGCCTGCCAAGATCGCTCCGAAAGACCGGTTGATTGTGGCGCTCGACCTGCCCGGCGTAGCCGAGGCGGAAGCGATGATTGCAAGGCTTGGCGACAGCGTGACCTTCTACAAGATCGGCTATCAGCTCGGCTATGCCGGCGGATTACCGCTGGCGCGCCAGCTTTCGGACCGCGGCAAGAAGGTGTTCGTCGACCTCAAGCTGCACGACATCGGCAATACGGTGGCGCGCGGTGTCGAGAGTGTCGCGAAGCTGGGCGCGACCTTCCTCACCGTGCATGCCTATCCGCAGACCATGAAGGCCGCGGTCGAGGCGCGCGCGGGCTCCAGCCTGAAAATTCTCGCCGTCACCGTGCTGACCTCCTACGACGATGGCGATCTCCATGCCGCGGGTTACCGGCTCAACGTCTCCGACCTGGTCGAGGCGCGGGCGCAGCAGGCGCAGGTGCTCGGCGTCGACGGGCTGGTCTGTTCGCCCGAGGAGGCCGCCGCCCTGCGCAAGATCGTCGGTCACCAGATGCATCTGGTGACGCCGGGCATCCGGCCGGCGGGCGCGGCGGTCGGCGATCAGAAGCGCATCATGACGCCGGCGCGGGCGATATCGGCCGGCGCCGATTATCTGGTGGTCGGGCGACCGGTCACCGAAGCCGCCGATCCCAGGCTCGCGGCGGACGCCATTCAGGCGGAAATCGCGCAGGCGCTGGGTTGA
- a CDS encoding NAD(P)H-dependent oxidoreductase, with the protein MSALKILVIPGSLRTGSLNARLAAAIAHELAQSGAEITRISLSDFPLPIYDGDLQAKSGVPKNAVNLKRMIGAHHGVLIVTPEYNSSVPALVKNTIDWVSRVQDSGESRGQVFRERVFAIAAASGGRLGGTRALAALRLILSACHATVIPSQLALSFADQAYDEMDRLKLSADIEALKALVRQLIEISQRMM; encoded by the coding sequence ATGTCCGCACTGAAAATCCTCGTGATCCCGGGATCGCTTCGCACCGGCTCGCTCAATGCGCGGCTGGCGGCGGCCATCGCCCATGAACTGGCGCAATCGGGCGCTGAAATCACCCGCATCTCGCTGTCGGATTTTCCGCTGCCGATCTATGACGGCGATCTGCAGGCCAAATCCGGCGTGCCGAAAAACGCGGTCAATCTCAAGCGCATGATCGGCGCCCACCATGGCGTGCTGATCGTGACGCCGGAATATAATTCGTCGGTTCCGGCGCTGGTCAAAAATACCATCGACTGGGTGAGTCGGGTGCAGGATTCAGGCGAGAGCCGCGGCCAGGTATTTCGCGAGCGGGTATTTGCGATCGCGGCCGCCTCGGGTGGCCGGCTCGGCGGCACCCGTGCGCTGGCGGCGCTGCGGCTGATCCTCTCCGCCTGCCATGCGACCGTCATTCCGAGCCAGCTCGCGCTGTCCTTCGCCGATCAGGCCTATGACGAGATGGACCGCCTGAAACTTTCCGCCGATATCGAGGCGCTGAAAGCGCTGGTGCGGCAGCTGATCGAGATTTCCCAACGCATGATGTGA
- a CDS encoding rRNA adenine N-6-methyltransferase family protein, producing MPLQSSVRALKKPLRLDDEVRFLRSWMEKPLHMGAVMPSGRVLARTMAQYVDVDSEGPVVELGPGTGAITNALIEHGIDQKRLVLVEYNPGFCALLRDRYPHAKVVQGDAYKLRDSLWEVLKLPASAVVSGLPLVTKPMLTRLKLIRDAFAALAPGAPFVQFTYSVAPPIPKSLPGVSTEASERIWMNLPPARVWVYRKG from the coding sequence ATGCCTTTGCAATCGTCCGTGCGTGCGTTGAAGAAACCTCTCCGTCTTGACGACGAGGTTCGTTTCCTCCGTTCATGGATGGAAAAGCCGCTCCATATGGGCGCCGTGATGCCGTCGGGCCGGGTGCTCGCCCGCACCATGGCGCAATATGTCGATGTCGACTCCGAAGGCCCGGTCGTCGAGCTTGGACCCGGAACCGGCGCAATCACCAACGCGCTGATCGAGCATGGCATCGATCAAAAACGCCTCGTGCTGGTCGAATATAATCCGGGTTTTTGCGCGCTGCTGCGCGACCGCTATCCGCACGCCAAGGTGGTGCAGGGCGACGCCTATAAGCTGCGCGACTCGCTGTGGGAGGTCCTGAAGCTCCCCGCATCGGCGGTGGTCTCCGGCCTGCCGCTGGTGACCAAGCCGATGCTGACGCGCCTGAAACTGATCCGCGATGCCTTCGCAGCGCTCGCGCCCGGCGCACCCTTCGTTCAGTTCACCTATTCGGTCGCGCCGCCGATTCCGAAATCGCTGCCGGGCGTGTCCACGGAAGCTTCCGAGCGGATCTGGATGAACCTTCCGCCCGCCCGGGTCTGGGTGTATCGCAAGGGCTGA
- the dnaJ gene encoding molecular chaperone DnaJ, which translates to MSTKRCYYETLEVERNADESKLKAAFRKLAMKWHPDKNPGDAQSEVKFKEINEAYEVLKDGEKRAAYDRFGHAAFEQGMGGGGPGFGAGFASSFSDIFEDLFGMAGQRGRGGGRERGADLRYNMEITLEDAFQGKTAQIEIPVSVTCESCSGTGAKAGTKPKTCSMCGGQGRVRQAQGFFTLERTCPGCQGRGQMIEDPCPSCAGQGRVTRDRTLSVNIPQGVEDGTRIRLAGEGEAGVRGGPPGDLYIFLSLANHEFFQRDGADLHCRVPISMVTASLGGEFEVPTIDKGKTKVKVPSGTQTGRRFRIASKGMPVLRSRQTGDMYVQVMVETPQNLTKKQQELLMEFEKLSSGATQPEAAGFFSKVKDFFGNRANP; encoded by the coding sequence ATGTCCACCAAGCGCTGCTACTACGAAACCCTCGAAGTCGAACGAAACGCGGACGAATCCAAGCTCAAGGCGGCGTTCCGCAAGCTCGCGATGAAATGGCATCCGGACAAGAATCCGGGCGATGCCCAGAGCGAAGTGAAGTTCAAGGAAATCAACGAAGCCTACGAAGTCCTCAAAGACGGCGAGAAGCGCGCCGCCTATGACCGGTTCGGTCACGCGGCCTTCGAGCAAGGCATGGGCGGCGGCGGTCCCGGCTTCGGCGCCGGCTTTGCCTCCTCATTCTCCGATATTTTCGAGGATCTGTTCGGCATGGCCGGCCAGCGCGGACGCGGCGGCGGCCGCGAGCGCGGCGCCGACCTGCGCTACAACATGGAAATCACGCTGGAAGACGCCTTTCAAGGCAAGACCGCCCAGATCGAGATCCCGGTGTCGGTCACCTGCGAATCCTGCTCGGGCACCGGCGCCAAGGCCGGCACCAAGCCAAAGACCTGTTCGATGTGCGGCGGGCAGGGACGGGTGCGGCAGGCCCAGGGCTTCTTCACGCTGGAGCGGACCTGTCCCGGCTGTCAGGGCCGCGGCCAGATGATCGAAGACCCCTGTCCGTCCTGCGCGGGCCAGGGACGGGTGACGCGCGACCGGACCTTGTCGGTCAACATCCCGCAAGGCGTCGAAGACGGCACGCGGATCAGACTCGCCGGCGAAGGCGAGGCCGGCGTCCGCGGCGGACCGCCCGGCGATCTCTATATTTTCCTGTCGCTGGCGAACCACGAATTCTTCCAGCGCGACGGCGCCGACCTGCATTGCCGGGTGCCGATCTCGATGGTGACGGCCTCGCTGGGCGGCGAATTCGAGGTGCCGACCATCGACAAGGGCAAGACCAAGGTGAAAGTGCCCTCCGGGACCCAAACCGGCCGGCGTTTCCGCATTGCATCAAAGGGCATGCCAGTGCTGCGTTCGCGACAGACCGGCGATATGTATGTCCAGGTCATGGTCGAAACGCCGCAGAATTTGACCAAGAAGCAGCAGGAATTGCTGATGGAGTTCGAAAAGCTGTCGTCCGGGGCAACTCAACCGGAGGCGGCGGGCTTCTTCTCCAAGGTCAAGGACTTCTTTGGTAACCGCGCGAACCCCTGA